The Methanofastidiosum sp. genomic sequence TTGTCCTTTGTAATTAGTCCCCACTTTTTCCTCGGAACAAGTACCTTAACATCGCTAAGGCTGAAAGGGCTTAGCTCCCCCATCAGATTAATCAGGTAGGCAAGCTTTAGGCCAACGACAAACTCTCTTCCATTTTCTCTTGTTGAATCGAAGATGCTCTTTGCACGGTAAAGGTCCCTTATAGGATGCTCTATCAAGACAAGACCCTTCGCATCTGAGATTGCAGCAGATATGTCTTTTTTTACACCTTCCTCACTGTCTATCCTATCGCTATTAATCCTTGTACCTTCTGAGATCATCCATCTTGGGCTTTCTGCCTTTGCCCTTGAAACAAACTCCTTGCTCTGCTCTTCCACATACCCGTGGAATCTTATGTCGCCGGTATAAACTAAATTACCTTCATCAGAATAGATTATGAAACCGCATGCCCCGGGGAGGGAATGGTCAACAGGTAGCATCTCAACTTCTAGAGATCCAATCCTGTATCGTTCATATGGCTTCATCAGAACATACTCTCTATTGTGGACAAAATTTTGCTTTTTTCTATCGACCCTGCTAAGGCCTCCGCTTTTATTCTCATAGAATTCAAAGGACTCTAGATACGTCACAAGGTCTGAAAATCCCGATGCGCCTGTAGTTTCAAGCGCTTCAAGGATCAGTTTAGATTCCCTTGTGCAAAATATTGGTATTTCTTTTCTTAAGAAATGTATGTACTGGGCATGGTCTGCATGGGCATGGCTCAAAAGCACTGCATCGACTTCTCTCTTTTCAGGGGGCAACTCCATGTGCTTTAGGTAGTCTTCCCTGTAGATCCCTTTTATCTCGGGGAGGAGGCCAAACTCAAAAAAATCTGTGAGGCACCCACACTTTCTAGGCTGGATAAACTCAGAAAAATACTTCCCACTCTCGCCAAAGCTCATCCCAAAGTCCAGGAAAATTCTAGTGCCTTTGTGCTCCAAAAGTATCTTGTTTCCGCCAATCTCGTTCTTTCCGCCAAATATCTTAATATCCATGTTTTATTTTTAGAAAAGAACGTATATAATTTTAATCCTTATTTGCCAAGTTTCTTTTCCACGTTTTACTTATTTTTTTACATATTCCTAAATATAGGTAAAGCCATAATCAAATTTAACAGGATTTGATAAAAATGGCTGAAAAAGAAGTCCCCCTATGCGCCTACTGTAACTCCAACAGAGTAATACCTATTTTTTACGGCTACCCGACTTCAAAAGATTACCAAGAATATGAAAAGGGAAATCTCATATTTGGTCAAAGTATAACTCTAGGGCCAAAGTTCAACTGGCACTGCAAGAAGTGTGACAAAAGCTTCTAGATCTCTTTTGCATAATTTTTTATATATGTAAGTTACCTTATAAATGGCCAATGCCTATCATTAGATATTGGAGGTAATTTTAATGAAGGAAGAGACAGAATATATGTTGTTAAAGTTTATGACCGAAATTTTAAAGGAAATGAAGGCGATTAACAAAAATCTTGAAGCGATAAACGAAACTATCGAGGATGTCGGATTTATAGATTTCTACGATGACGATGAGGAAGAAGAGGCTCCTGAAGATCTAGAAGAAAACTAATTTTCCTTTTAGATCCTAAATATATTTATTAAGGGAGTTATATACCCTAGTACAATGGAGTGGTACTACACAGTTCTTATTGCCATCCTCGTGTTTTTTATAGTCTTGGCGGTTATAGTTTATGTCTTTAGGGAGCGATTATTTAACTGGGTCATGGCATCGATACTTGGACTATATATCGCATCCCCTATTGACCTCCTGCCTGACTTCATCCCTGTCGCAGGTTGGGGCGATGACATTGCAGCATTTGTCCTGATGGTAGGATTTATTTATAGGGGCATAAAGATGATTAATAAGAACAAAGCAAAATCACGACCCAAAAGTGTTAGTTATGGATGAAAAAGAACTATTTTACAGAAGGGAGAGGCTTGTCCCAAGAGAGCCTGTGCTTATAGAAAGAAAGCCCAAAGAAAAGGTCTTCACCGATCCATTGATTTTAACATGTCTTGTAATCCTTATGATAATGATAATTATCGCACTTGTTCTGCACTTTACTTGAATAATTTCGAATAATTTTAAATAGTTAGGAACCCTAGGTATGTCACTCAATAGTTTCCAAGTGGAGATCAGATGGCAGATACACCTGACTTAGAAAAGATAAAGACAAAATATGAGAAGATATTTTCTCTCCTTGATGAACTAAAGATTCAAGAGGCGAAAGAGAGGATTGAGAAGCTCTTAAAGAAAAGCAAGGGCGACTCATTTCTATTATGGTTAAAGGGTTATGTACTTCTCTACGAGGGAACAGATGATTTAGAAGAAGCGATTGACTCTTTTAACAAGGCGATTGAAATTGACCCAGACAATGCCTTTGCATGGGAGTTTAAGGCGATAGCTTTGAGGTCTCTTGGCAGGTATGAAGAGGCTATTGAATGTTACGACAAATCGATGGAGTTTGACCCCCTTGATTACTCTGCAATTTTTAGCAGGGCGGTATTGCTTGAAAGGCTTGGAAAGCAAGAAGAAGCTCTTGACTACTACTCTCTTGCAACAAAGATTGACTCTACTAACACTCTTGCATGGGAGGCAAAGGCCAATCTTTTAGAATCTTTACAAAGATTTGACGAAGCGGAGGAATGCAGAAGCAAGATAGAAAAGGACTACTCTGCAAGGATTGTCGAAAATGAACCTAAAACACCTGACGAGTGGGTTCACAAGGGCGAAACCCTTGAAAAGCTTGGGAAGTACCTCTGGGCAAATCAATGTTATGATATGGCCTTAAAAATAGATGCAAATCATCAGGCGGCACGTGACCTAAAATATATGCTTCTGCAAAAACATAAGTTTGATTCAGATGCAAGGAAGAATACTTTCAGGTCATTTATTAACTCAGAGAAGTTTGCGGTACAATGAGTTAAGGCAATGTTGATATAAAGTTCTTTTTTGTTTCCTTATACTTCTGATCTATATTATCTTCCAACTTATTTAGAAGATTATAGAGGTCTTTTAGCTCCTTGTCTGTCAAAGTGCTGAAAAGTGAACTTATGAACGAGATGCTCTCTTCTGAATTTGACTCCCAGTATTCTCTGTTCTTTTCAGTTAATCTTAATCTAATTACTCTTCTGTCCTTTTGATCCTTCTCAACTGAAATAAATCCCTTCTCCTGAAGCTTTAGGGCCAACTGTTTAACATTTTGATGTGTTGTGCACAGCACCTCAGCCACCTCACTCACTGAAGGAGGATAGGTAAAATACTTTCCTGTGACTGCTATAAGCTGCCACTGCTTTGTTGTAAGCCCGTCTTTTCTAAGCTCATTGTCTCCCAGATACTCAAGCCTATTGCTTAAGAAAAATATCTTACCAAAAATTTCGAATGATTCAGGCCTTATAGTTTTTTCCATTTTTATTCCTCTTTAATTCTATATCTTACCAAGGACGTATTTTGCAACGACGTATGGGCCCACTGTTGTCCATACAAGCACAAGCGACCAGAGCCTTCCTTTCAAGAAGTTATAGTCATGCAATAGTTTTTCCCAGCTGTGGCCTATGATGTAATGACCAAACAGGAACTCAAATGCAACTGTGGCAAATAGGAATGCTACTCCAATCACTATTAAGTTATGCGCTGTATAGAATGCGCCGGTATACCTAAGCCACAGATACATTACTATAAAAAACATAGTGATCCCAGTAAAGCAGCTTATTTGGTGTGCAGTTAGCTCATTCAATTTTGGACCGTATACATAATTTCTGATTATACCGTTGATGTTTGCTACAACGGCAAATAACAGCCATATCCCAATGGCCTGTAAATATATTTTTTCCATAAATTTTTCCTCCTAAATAGGTAATAAGTTACCTTTATTCAATTAATCAGGTAACTATTTATAAAGCTTTCTATTAGGTAATATATTACCTATATTAATTAATTTTATTAACTATTGGCTCGATACCCTAATGAGATGATGAAAAAAGAAGAATCTCCCTCCAGAATAAAAAAAGGTGAGACAAAAGACATTGATGAATATATTAAGGGCTTCCCCAAAGAAGTTCAGGACAGATTACAGAAGATACGAGAAATAATTAAAGAAGCGGCCCCCGATGCAGAGGAGAAGATAAGCTATGGGATGCCGACATTTACCCTTAAGGGAAACCTAGTCCACTTTGCAGCCTATAAAAACCATATAGGGTTTTATCCTACACCTTCAGGAATTGAAAAATTCAAGAATCAAATCTCAGTTTATGCTTCGTCAAAGGGTGCTGTCCAATTCCCTCTCGATAAACCTGTTCCATATGATCTTATTAGGGGAATTGTAGCTTTTCGTGTGAAGGAAAATTTGGAAAACTCTAAATCAAAAAATAAATAGAATCTTTCAAGGCAAAATCTCCAAAAGTAATTTTAACTAAAAAAACAATATTTTCTTCATGAAAAATAATGCCTTTGACAAGGCCAGAAACGACCTTTATCTTCTCTTAAATAGGGGCTATCCAAAATCTTATGCACTGCGATTTGTAAGTGACCATTTTGGCCTAAAAAATGAAGAAAGGTACATTCTTTCAAGGACTGTTTTTTCTGAGTCTTACATAAAGGAAACTAAAGAGAAGAAGATGAATCTAAAAGATCTCAAAGGGAGCTCTTTGTTTATTGACGGCTATAATGTCATAATAACAACGGAGTCAGTTCTTATGGGTGAGGCATTTGTTTCTATGGATGGCCTATTGAGGGATACAAGGAATGTTTCGGGAAAGCACAGGATAACAAAAGATACCTTAGAATCGATTGACCTTATACTGGACCTTCTAAAAAAATATCCTCCTGAGAAAACTCAAGTTTATTTGGATAAGATGATGAGTAAGAGCGGTAAGCTATCTCAGATTATAAGAGATGGGATGGAAGAGAGGGATCTAAATGGCGACTCTGAAACGGTGCCAAGTGTCGATCATACACTGAAAAAATGTAACGGGATTGTAGCAACAAATGACTCGGCCATAATAGCAGAGGTAGCGAAATTTATTGATCTCCCATCTAAGGTCAAAACTTCCAGGGGAAGTTGACGCATCCCTTAAACTCTTGAAGGAAATAGTCGCCCTTCCCAACTAAAACAAGTGACTTGATCCCAGAAGCGCCTTTTTCTTTCAGGATTTTTTTGGCAAACTCAATTGTTTCTCCACTTCTTGAGAGATCGTCTACGAGCAAAACCCTCTTTCCGGACAAATCATGATCGAAAGGCCTCATGAGTTTTGGCTTATCATGGACTCTTTCAGGAGGCATTCCCTCTCCGTATAGATTTAGCCACAAGAGAAAAAGCTCTTTCTCATAAATAAATGACAAAATTGAAGAGGGTATTATACCGCCTCTTGCTATTCCAACTATAATATCAAAATTAAATGGGATTTTAAATTCTTTTAAAGAATAAAAAATACTATGGAAATCTTCCACAGTTTATGCAGCCTCTTTTGATTTGGGCTTATCAACGAGTTTAATCTTTGTGACTTCTACTCTCTTAAGTGGGTAGATCTTCCTTGCTTTCTTGTAAATCTCGCTTGACATCTTGCCGCTTGTTACTTCATCCAAGAACTGTGCAAAGTCGTTGTTTGTGCTGATTGTTGTTAGCTCTTGATTTATTATTTCTCTGATTGCCTTCTTCTGTGAAGTAAGTATCCTTGTGGTAAGGATTGCAGAAGTTGAGGCTCTTAAAGTGTACCCGTCCTTTGTCTTTATGTTGAAAATTGAGTCAACTTTTGAGTTTCTTCTTCTAATCTGACTTCTAAGGTATGATCTTGAAAGTTCCTGTCTGAAGAATTCGGTGTAGGCGTTTTCGCCTGTGACCTCTTTGACTCTAAAGACTAGTTTTATGTGACTCTTCTTTAGGTCTCCTGTAAGCTCCTTCATATTTGTCTCAATCTTTCTACCCAATACCTTCTCAGGTTTATCGGATATCGTCTCACCAATCTCCTTCTTCTCAAACATATCAGGAGCATAAATGGTATACCAGTTCTTTGCCTTCCACGGGTCTTTTCCCGCTACTCTTTTTCTAGCCAATAAAATTCCTCCTATAATACTAATGTTTTTCTTATTGCCTCAACACATGCGATAATATCATCTACAGTATTTTTAAGAGTCCCTATAGATTCAGACTCAGATTCTACTTCTAAGGTCTCTTTATATATTCTAGTAGAGATGGAAGTTCCTTTAAAAGGTTTATTATCAACGTAAATTCCGTTGTAATAAGCCTTGGCCATCTTTTCGCTGTCAAAGAAAAAAGAAAGTTTTACCTTAATTCTAGACACCTACGGCTTCCATTTCTCCGCCCTGTTCCTTAAATGAAAGTACCTTTAAGTTAACAGGTTTCTTTGTTATGTTTCCAGTCTTAACACCGACAAGGAATTTAACTCCTTTTTCCCCAGCTATATCAACAAGTCTCTGTGTAACGACTCCGTCAAATACAACAGCCTCGTAATCCTCGGTGTATCTCATCGCGTCTACTAAATCCCTTACAGAAACCTTGTGCTTTACCTTTCCTTCTGCGTCTAAAAGATATGCATCAAGTGTTCCAGGTAGCTTTTCAATTATCTCTCCAAATCTGTCTAGATCAGAGTAAGGTTTCTTTTGCTGTACCGGCTCTGGTGGCTTTTGTTGTGGCTCGTAGTGGTGGTGCTTCTGGGGGTAATCTCTTTCCTCAGGTTTTGGCTGTGGCTTTGGAGCATCTGTTCTAGGTTTGTCAAGGTTTTCAACAATCCACTGCTCTGCCGGGATCTTGTTTCTTAAGGCCTTGATTATCTCTTTTTTTGTTAGATCCTCTACTTCCTTCCCCATTGGGGCCCTTGCTATGTAGTCAATCTCTGCTATCTGAAAAAGCTCCTTTAGTATTAGCTCTCCCCCTCTGTCCCCATCAACAAATGCAGTAACTGTCTTTTCATGGGAAACAGCTGCTATTGTCTTTGAAACACTTGTACCTTCAACAGCTATTGTGTTTTTAATTCCGTACTTCAGTAAATTTAAAACATCTGCCCTTCCTTCAACTACGATTATTGCATCGCTTTCGTCAACGTTTGGGCCTGCAGGGAGCTGGTCTTCTCCAAAGGACTTGATCTCTCCCATTCGAACAGATTCCTTTACCTCATCTGTCAGCTCAGAGCTTTCTGGTGTGATCTCGTCGACCATTGTTGTTAGGATAATCTTAGCTCTGTCAATTACATAGTTTCTCTTTGATTTTCTGACGTCTTCAATTGTTGTTACATCGATTCTGGCGTTGCATGGGCCTACCCTATCGATGGTCTCAAGTGATGCAGCAAGTATTGCAGTTTCAACTTTATCAAGACTTGATGGCACTATTATTTCTCCAGTGCTTTTCCCATTCTTGGAGTTGATGTTGACTCTAATTCTCCCTATCCTTCCGGTCTTCTGTAACTCCCTCAAATCTAGGTCATCACTTAACAATCCTTCAGTCTGCCCAAAAATAGCTCCGACGACATCGGGCCTTTCAACAATACCGCTAGCTGTGATCTGTGCTTTGATGATGTATTTAGTTGTACCTACCTCTTCTTTTATATCCTTAAAATAATCGTCTCCCTTCTTCGATACAATATCCTCAATAAAATCTTTATCACTCATAATAAATTCCCTCCCTCAAAAGAATTATAGAATGCCAAGGGCCTTGTTTGTCATTTCGATTGACTCGTCTCTCTTCTTAAGGTCAAACATGGCTCTTATGGCATCTACATTTTCTGGGACAATGTCTGATTCCTGATGAATAGCCTGGATATAGTAAAGTGTTCCGTCCTTAATATTAATTGAATCCTTCCAGACATTAATTTCATACATGTCCCCTCTATTTCTACCCAGATTCTTTGCAAACTCCATAATATCTGCGGTAGAATCTATTCCATCTTCTTTACTTACTAAAATAACTCTTGATCTGTTATTGAATAAGTCTATTACGTCCTCCCTCTTTATATCCCTCTTTAAATCTACCATTATTGTGTGAAGGTGCATCAATGTTGTTGGCACCTTTACGGCTATAGTCTCTATATCCACTGGGAGAACAGTCTTTAAATCAGGGCCATGATGAGATGGTACCTTTACTTCAGGTACTATGGCATTTATAGGTCCCCTTTTGTTATCTCCTGGGTCTGCTGCCCTTCTGATCATTACAGCCTTGACCTTCTTTATGGCGTCGGCTTCATATAGGCAACTTAGTGTCCTTGCAAGTCCAGTTGTATTGCAAGAAACAACCCTTATGTATTTCTGACCTACATTTTTATCAAAATTAGCGTGAGCGTTAAAGGAGGTAGCTATAGAAGCATCTTCTCCTCCCTGGAAAATGGCATTTAGACCAAGTGACTTATAGAGCTCCATGTTCTTAGCGCCCTGCTTTCCAGGTGCGCCGTCTATGACTACGTCTACGGAGTCTTTAATATCCTTTAGGTAACCTTTTGTTTCCAATCCTCTCTTCTTGAAAGCGTCTACATCGGCACCTTCAACGCAATAAAGATCAAAGCCCTTCTTTATCGCCTGTTCTGCATCAAAATCGGGCGTTCTCTTTGAAACGCCTATTATCTTCATATCCTTCTGGAGGGCGACTGCATCTGCTACCCTCTTCCCAACTGTACCGTATCCATTTATGAATACATTGATCATGAAATTCACCTTTGTTAGAAATTATTGATGAGTAAATTAATTTCACCTTAAAGATATTTGAAATCGGACGTTTATAAGCGTTTGCTATACATTTTTTTGCTAAAAAGTCTTATATCGATAATTAATTTTATATAAACGGTACTATTGCAGAGGTCATGAAAAGCATAATGGTCTATGGAACAGTTCAGGCTGTTGGGTTTAGACCATTTGTCTATAGAATTGCCGTTGAAAATAAAGTAAGCGGCTATGTGAGGAACAGGGGGGAGTATGTAGAGATTGTAATTGATGGCCCTCCTGGAAAGATTGATACTTTTATTGAAGATTTAAACCTAAAAAAGCCCCCTCTTGCCAAGATAGATAGGCTTGACATAAAGGACATATCTTCTGATGAAAATTTCAAAGAAAGTCTTTTTTACATAAAGGAGAGTAAAAGTGGGAATTCCAGTTCAGCTTCCATAATACCTCCCGACATTTGTGTCTGCGAAGATTGCCAGAGAGAGCTATTTCAAAAAACTGATAGGAGATACCTTTATCCATTTATTAACTGCACAAACTGTGGCCCAAGATTTACCATTATTAAAAAGACCCCATACGACAGAGAAATGACTACTATGGGCAAGTTCAATCTGTGCTCTGACTGCCTTAAGGAGTACACGGATGTTCTAGATAGGCGATACCATGCAGAGCCCGTTGCGTGCCCTTTATGCGGCCCACATTACTCTCTCTTTGATAGTTCAAAGAAAAGGATAGAAAATCCCATTGAAACTGCAGCAAAGTTATTCGAAGATGGGAAAATCATAGCCATAAAAGGTCTAGGCGGGTACCACATCGGCTGTGATGCCTTAAATAAAAATTCTGTCAAAGAGTTACGAAGGAGATTGGAGAGACCCTATCAGCCGTTTGCAATTCTTGCGAGGAATATAGGATCAATTGAAAAGGTCTGTCATGTCAGTGATGAAGAGAGAAAGATTATATCCTCCCATGAGCGGCCAATCGTTGTATTGGAAAAAAAGGACTCTAAGACCTTTGAACCTGCATCCCCTGGACTTCATAACGTCGGCATAATGCTTCCATACTCCCCGCTTCATTTCTTATTATTTAATTACACTTCACTTGACTTTTTTGTCATGACCTCTGCCAATATGCCCGGGGATCCCATGATAACTGAAAATAGCTCTGCTTTTAATTCCCTAGATGTTGATTACTTCCTCTGCCACAATCTAAATATATACAATAGGTGCGATGACTCAGTCATCCGTGACGGAAAGTTCATCAGAAGGTCAAGGGGGTTTGTGCCACAAGGTATTGAAATTCCCCATGCAAAAAAAGTATTGGCTTTCGGTGCAGAGCTTAACAATGCATTTACTTTGACAAAGGAAAAAAAAGCATTTATCTCTCAGCACATTGGAAATACCACTCATTATGATACACTACTATTTTTTGAAGATGCGATAAAAAAAATGCTAACTCTTCTAAACATGAAGATGGAAGAGATAGAACTTTTAGTATCAGACCTTCACCCACAATACGAAACAACAAAACTTGCAGAAAGGTACTCCAAAGAAACTGGGATACCTTTACTTAAGATTCAACACCATGTTTCCCATGCAAGGGCCGTTTTTACTGAGAACGATATAGAGGAAGGCGTTGCAATAGTTTGCGACGGTACAGGCTACGGTCTTGATGGAAAGTCCTGGGGAGGAGAGGTATTTCACGTTACAGACAATAGTGAAGAAAGAATAGGCCATCTTAAGGAATACCCACTTCTAGGAGGAGACAAGGCCGCAAAGGAACCTTTGAGAGTTCTAGTTTCACTTCTAAATGATGAAGACCTTTCTGGATACTCAAACTCCTACAAATACGGATTGCAGGGCATCAATGCATTAAAGAATCTGGTAAAAGAAGAAAGAGTTCATTCAACTTCTTGCGGCAGAATCCTCGACATGTTTTCTGTGATGCTTTTTGCTTGCTCTGAAAGAAGTTATGAAGGCGAGCCTGCCATGAAGCTAGAGTCACTTGCGTGGAATGGAAATGACCTTAAGATACCGATTGAAATAGAAGGCAACATCTTGCAAATAAGTGAGTTTGCAAAAAAAATATTTGATTTAAGGAATAAAGAAAGCAAAAAAGATCTAGCAAAAACTGTCCATGTTTCCCTTGCAAAGGCATTTTCTGAGATTGCAATTGACGAAGCAAGAAAAGATCACCTCCCAATTGGCTTTTCGGGTGGAGTTGCCTATAACAAAATATTCTCAGATGTTATCAAAGAGAGTGTTGAATCACATAGGCTAAAGTATGTAGAACATAGGCTCATACCTTGTGGTGACGGGGGCGTTTCTTTTGGTCAGTCACTTTTTGCATACAAAAACATATAAGATTTTGACCTAAGTATCTATTTATGGAGATAGAATACATCGAGATAGAAAAACTGAATACACATGAGCGTATTGTTCCCAGTGTTCTGAACAGATTAATGATTAAGATGGAGCGGGAAAAAAAATTCTCTGTTGCCATAATAGTTGATGCTAACACTATGACAATTCTCGATGGGCACCACAGATTTGAGGCTGCAAAAAGGCTAGGCTGCAAAAAAGTTCCTTGCATTCTTGTTGATTACAATGACCCAGAGATTAAATTAGGCCAGTGGTTTCCCGTTATATATGGGGATGTTGGAAAGATAGTTGAAATCTTAGAAAAAAATGGTATGAGCGTGAGGTACGAGAAAACCTTAAAGAAAGCTTACTGGCTTCTCTATTCTGAAAAAGCCGGCGCTATTCTAGTTCCAAAAAGAGTGACAAAAGAAGAAGTAGTAAAGACAGCAAGGCGCGGAGAACTTTTTCCCCCTAAAACTACAAGGCATATGCTCCCTAAACTAAACAAGTTTGTAGATATACCTCTTGAGGAGCTAGTATAGTTTTATCTTGCGGCTGAAACAATCTTTATTATATCCCCATTTTGAAGCTCGTAGTCATCTTTTATTCTCATTTTAGTTCTTGCGTTCACAGCGTATAGGAAGCTTTTTCCAATATCTGTATGAATCCTAAACGCCAAATCCCTTGGTGTTGACCCTTTCTCCATTAAGTAAGCATCAGGCAATACATTGCCCTTCCCATCCTTCATGTGAGACTCATCCTCTACAGGATAAACAACTATTTTGCCCAAGATATTGAAGACGACTTGATTGATGACATTCTGGACCCCAGTCCCCTCATTCTTCTCCATGAAATTTTTTATTTTGTTTAGGGCTTCTTTCTGTTTGTCCTTTAGATTTCCAGTTATCTCAAAGGATTTTTGAGAGGGGATGTATTTTAAAAGCCCCGCATTTGATGCCTTTCTTAAGACAAGCTCTGCTTCAGCACTAACTGTAAAGACCTCCCCGATCTTTTCTTTCAAGGCTTTGATATTCTCTGGTGGTGCTATATCCACTTTGTTTAGAACTATAGTGATTGGTTTTGATATCTTCCTAAGGGATCGTGCAAAGATTAGGAGCTCTTCGTCCTTCCAATGTATGCACTGTTCAGGATTTAGCCCAGTTTCTCTAATTGATGCTATGACGTTTCCTTCTGTTATCCCAATGCCAGTGAACTGCTCAGCCACTATCTTACAGAAATCATGGTGGCCGGAACATACCTTTCTTGCAAATCTAAACCAGTTATCATTTAGTATCCCAAAAAACCAGAGATTTATCTCTTCCTCTAAAAACTCAATGTCCTCAATTGGATTGTGCGTTCCTATGGGAACTGGATTTCCTTCTATATCAGTTGATCCTGATGCATCAACAATGTGAATCAAAGTTTCTGCCCTTGAAAGGTCATTTAAGAACTTGTTTCCAAGACCTCTACCGGTGTGTGCACCCTTTA encodes the following:
- a CDS encoding MBL fold metallo-hydrolase, translating into MDIKIFGGKNEIGGNKILLEHKGTRIFLDFGMSFGESGKYFSEFIQPRKCGCLTDFFEFGLLPEIKGIYREDYLKHMELPPEKREVDAVLLSHAHADHAQYIHFLRKEIPIFCTRESKLILEALETTGASGFSDLVTYLESFEFYENKSGGLSRVDRKKQNFVHNREYVLMKPYERYRIGSLEVEMLPVDHSLPGACGFIIYSDEGNLVYTGDIRFHGYVEEQSKEFVSRAKAESPRWMISEGTRINSDRIDSEEGVKKDISAAISDAKGLVLIEHPIRDLYRAKSIFDSTRENGREFVVGLKLAYLINLMGELSPFSLSDVKVLVPRKKWGLITKDNFNWGQVEQDYDKWERDFLDLENSVTFKDLKNNEDSFVLSMNLWSMGQLIDIRPKNALWIKSSCEPFNDDMELDEQRKQNWLKHFNISQVSAHASGHASGPEIRDMIKRIAPENLIPVHTEHPKLFKKS
- a CDS encoding DUF1232 domain-containing protein, coding for MEWYYTVLIAILVFFIVLAVIVYVFRERLFNWVMASILGLYIASPIDLLPDFIPVAGWGDDIAAFVLMVGFIYRGIKMINKNKAKSRPKSVSYG
- a CDS encoding tetratricopeptide repeat protein produces the protein MADTPDLEKIKTKYEKIFSLLDELKIQEAKERIEKLLKKSKGDSFLLWLKGYVLLYEGTDDLEEAIDSFNKAIEIDPDNAFAWEFKAIALRSLGRYEEAIECYDKSMEFDPLDYSAIFSRAVLLERLGKQEEALDYYSLATKIDSTNTLAWEAKANLLESLQRFDEAEECRSKIEKDYSARIVENEPKTPDEWVHKGETLEKLGKYLWANQCYDMALKIDANHQAARDLKYMLLQKHKFDSDARKNTFRSFINSEKFAVQ
- a CDS encoding MarR family transcriptional regulator, producing MEKTIRPESFEIFGKIFFLSNRLEYLGDNELRKDGLTTKQWQLIAVTGKYFTYPPSVSEVAEVLCTTHQNVKQLALKLQEKGFISVEKDQKDRRVIRLRLTEKNREYWESNSEESISFISSLFSTLTDKELKDLYNLLNKLEDNIDQKYKETKKNFISTLP
- a CDS encoding DUF434 domain-containing protein, encoding MKNNAFDKARNDLYLLLNRGYPKSYALRFVSDHFGLKNEERYILSRTVFSESYIKETKEKKMNLKDLKGSSLFIDGYNVIITTESVLMGEAFVSMDGLLRDTRNVSGKHRITKDTLESIDLILDLLKKYPPEKTQVYLDKMMSKSGKLSQIIRDGMEERDLNGDSETVPSVDHTLKKCNGIVATNDSAIIAEVAKFIDLPSKVKTSRGS
- a CDS encoding phosphoribosyltransferase — its product is MEDFHSIFYSLKEFKIPFNFDIIVGIARGGIIPSSILSFIYEKELFLLWLNLYGEGMPPERVHDKPKLMRPFDHDLSGKRVLLVDDLSRSGETIEFAKKILKEKGASGIKSLVLVGKGDYFLQEFKGCVNFPWKF
- a CDS encoding 30S ribosomal protein S3ae, which produces MLLARKRVAGKDPWKAKNWYTIYAPDMFEKKEIGETISDKPEKVLGRKIETNMKELTGDLKKSHIKLVFRVKEVTGENAYTEFFRQELSRSYLRSQIRRRNSKVDSIFNIKTKDGYTLRASTSAILTTRILTSQKKAIREIINQELTTISTNNDFAQFLDEVTSGKMSSEIYKKARKIYPLKRVEVTKIKLVDKPKSKEAA
- a CDS encoding DNA primase → MSDKDFIEDIVSKKGDDYFKDIKEEVGTTKYIIKAQITASGIVERPDVVGAIFGQTEGLLSDDLDLRELQKTGRIGRIRVNINSKNGKSTGEIIVPSSLDKVETAILAASLETIDRVGPCNARIDVTTIEDVRKSKRNYVIDRAKIILTTMVDEITPESSELTDEVKESVRMGEIKSFGEDQLPAGPNVDESDAIIVVEGRADVLNLLKYGIKNTIAVEGTSVSKTIAAVSHEKTVTAFVDGDRGGELILKELFQIAEIDYIARAPMGKEVEDLTKKEIIKALRNKIPAEQWIVENLDKPRTDAPKPQPKPEERDYPQKHHHYEPQQKPPEPVQQKKPYSDLDRFGEIIEKLPGTLDAYLLDAEGKVKHKVSVRDLVDAMRYTEDYEAVVFDGVVTQRLVDIAGEKGVKFLVGVKTGNITKKPVNLKVLSFKEQGGEMEAVGV
- a CDS encoding type II glyceraldehyde-3-phosphate dehydrogenase translates to MINVFINGYGTVGKRVADAVALQKDMKIIGVSKRTPDFDAEQAIKKGFDLYCVEGADVDAFKKRGLETKGYLKDIKDSVDVVIDGAPGKQGAKNMELYKSLGLNAIFQGGEDASIATSFNAHANFDKNVGQKYIRVVSCNTTGLARTLSCLYEADAIKKVKAVMIRRAADPGDNKRGPINAIVPEVKVPSHHGPDLKTVLPVDIETIAVKVPTTLMHLHTIMVDLKRDIKREDVIDLFNNRSRVILVSKEDGIDSTADIMEFAKNLGRNRGDMYEINVWKDSINIKDGTLYYIQAIHQESDIVPENVDAIRAMFDLKKRDESIEMTNKALGIL